One stretch of Miscanthus floridulus cultivar M001 chromosome 18, ASM1932011v1, whole genome shotgun sequence DNA includes these proteins:
- the LOC136520889 gene encoding disease resistance protein RPM1-like — translation MADALFVVLRKVALSLGEGALVKIGTDVVEAAPVLTDFEHGMRQIEGELLILQAFIGQVRAQKAGDKAFHAWLDQVRDVAHEVEDIIDEYAYLTTQAMDTSSFFKRKFHQVKNFAAWQKLLVRISQVEARIQRLSEMRNRYGISVGEQDRSSKLQQSNQFSVSDSSYLTDDSEIVGHAEEIGRLTQWLLEEKQDRTLIAIFGMGGLGKTTVASSVYKNKKISRTFDCHAWVTVSQTYQVEELLREIMNQLTEQRASLASGFMTMSRMRLVEIMQSYLRDKKYFIVLDDVWEKDAWLFLNYAFVKNNCGSKVLITTRRKDVSSLALHNRVIELKTLNYAESWELFCKKAFFALEGSICPKNLTSLAKKIVDKCQGLPLAIIAIGSILSYHALDEWEWAFFYNQLNWQLANNSELSWISTVLNLSLDDLPSHLRSCFLYCSLFPEDHWIKRKQIAKLWIAEGFVEERGDGTTMEEVAEHYLAELTHRSLLQVIERNASGRPRTFVMHDLVREVTSITAEKEKFAVIHGHVGTTQVSHDARRLCIQKSADSQNYLANSHLRSFILFDNLVPSSWIYDVSSRFRLLRVLGLRFTNIEQVPCVVTELYNLRYLDMSYTKVKQIPASFRKLVHLQVLDLRFSYVEELPLEITMLTNLRHLHVAVVHDLQERSLNCFSATKIPGNICGLKNLQSLHTVSANKDLVSQLGKLTLMRSLTIKNVRQSYIAELWTSLTKMPNLSVLIISVSDMDEILDLRMLRPLPNLKFFWLAGKMEGGMLPPIFNKFEKLTQLKMDWSGLNKDPISSFSYMLTLVDLCLFGAYYGEHLSFCAGWFPNLKSLQIADMEHLAQIEIEDGTMMGLHHLELVGLRNMRVVPKGIKYIRTLRQMFLTDMPKELVESLQGSDSHIVQHVPNIHIFDSTDSEAVNNFIFWPHLAKKYGSGATKYDPRK, via the exons ATGGCAGATGCGCTGTTTGTTGTTCTCAGAAAAGTTGCTCTTTCCCTGGGAGAAGGTGCACTGGTGAAGATTGGCACGGATGTCGTCGAGGCAGCGCCGGTCTTGACAGATTTTGAGCATGGCATGAGACAGATCGAGGGTGAGCTCTTGATCCTGCAGGCCTTTATTGGGCAGGTCCGAGCGCAGAAAGCCGGTGACAAGGCATTTCACGCATGGCTGGACCAAGTTAGAGATGTTGCCCATGAGGTGGAAGATATCATTGATGAGTATGCTTACCTTACCACGCAAGCCATGGATACAAGCAGCTTCTTCAAGAGAAAGTTCCATCAGGTGAAGAACTTTGCAGCATGGCAGAAGCTACTAGTCCGGATCAGTCAAGTAGAAGCTCGGATTCAGAGGCTATCTGAAATGAGGAATCGGTATGGCATTTCGGTAGGGGAGCAAGACAGGAGTAGCAAGTTGCAGCAATCCAATCAATTCTCTGTGTCAGATTCTTCTTACCTAACTGATGACTCTGAAATAGTAGGGCATGCCGAGGAAATTGGGAGACTGACACAATGGCTACTTGAGGAGAAACAAGACCGAACTCTAATAGCGATCTTTGGTATGGGAGGTCTAGGTAAAACTACTGTTGCAAGCAGTGTCTACAAGAACAAAAAGATCAGCAGAACTTTTGATTGTCATGCATGGGTTACTGTATCTCAGACTTACCAAGTTGAAGAGCTTCTGAGAGAAATCATGAATCAGTTAACAGAGCAGAGAGCAAGTTTGGCAAGTGGCTTCATGACCATGAGTCGCATGAGATTAGTTGAGATAATGCAGAGCTATTTGCGTGACAAAAAATATTTCATTGTCTTGGATGATGTATGGGAGAAAGATGCTTGGTTATTTCTGAACTATGCATTTGTCAAAAACAATTGTGGAAGTAAAGTGCTTATAACAACCCGGAGAAAAGATGTGTCTTCTTTGGCACTTCACAATCGTGTAATTGAACTTAAAACTCTTAACTATGCTGAATCATGGGAACTTTTCTGCAAAAAGGCGTTTTTTGCATTGGAGGGCAGCATATGTCCTAAGAATCTCACATCTTTGGCGAAGAAAATTGTTGATAAGTGTCAAGGATTGCCATTGGCTATCATAGCCATCGGAAGTATTCTATCATACCATGCATTAGATGAATGGGAGTGGGCATTTTTCTACAACCAACTTAATTGGCAGTTAGCTAACAATTCAGAGCTAAGCTGGATCTCTACTGTCTTGAATCTAAGCTTGGATGATCTCCCAAGTCATCTGAGGAGCTGCTTTCTATACTGCAGCCTATTTCCTGAAGATCACTGGATTAAAAGAAAACAGATAGCCAAGTTATGGATTGCGGAAGGTTTTGTGGAAGAGAGAGGGGATGGGACAACAATGGAGGAAGTTGCTGAGCATTACCTTGCAGAGCTAACTCACCGTTCTCTTCTTCAGGTCATAGAAAGGAATGCAAGCGGAAGGCCAAGaacatttgttatgcatgatcttgTGCGGGAAGTAACCTCAATAACTGCTGAAAAGGAAAAGTTCGCGGTTATACACGGCCATGTTGGTACAACCCAAGTTTCCCATGATGCACGCCGCTTGTGCATCCAAAAAAGTGCAGATTCCCAAAACTATTTAGCAAATTCACATCTCCGATCATTCATTTTGTTTGACAATCTTGTACCGTCTTCCTGGATATATGATGTCTCATCACGTTTCAGACTGCTGAGGGTCTTAGGCCTAAGATTTACCAATATTGAACAAGTTCCGTGCGTGGTCACAGAACTGTATAACTTGCGTTATCTGGATATGTCGTACACAAAAGTCAAGCAGATACCGGCATCATTCAGAAAACTCGTGCACCTTCAAGTTTTAGATCTCAGGTTCAGCTATGTGGAGGAGTTGCCATTGGAAATAACTATGCTAACTAATTTACGTCATTTACATGTTGCTGTAGTTCATGATCTTCAAGAAAGATCACTGAATTGCTTCAGTGCTACAAAAATTCCTGGCaatatttgtggcctaaagaatctTCAATCTTTACATACCGTTTCAGCTAATAAAGATCTGGTTTCACAGCTGGGAAAGTTGACTCTTATGAGAagcttgactataaagaatgtgCGGCAAAGCTACATTGCAGAGCTATGGACCTCCCTGACAAAAATGCCTAACTTGAGCGTCCTGATTATTTCTGTGTCTGATATGGATGAGATTCTTGACTTGAGAATGCTGAGGCCCTTACCTAACCTTAAGTTCTTCTGGCTGGCAGGAAAGATGGAGGGAGGCATGCTCCCACCGATATTCAATAAGTTTGAGAAGCTAACACAGTTAAAAATGGACTGGTCTGGTCTGAATAAGGACCCTATAAGCTCCTTCTCTTACATGTTAACTCTAGTTGATCTGTGTCTGTTCGGGGCATATTATGGGGAACATTTATCTTTCTGTGCAGGATGGTTCCCCAATCTCAAATCTCTGCAAATTGCTGATATGGAACATCTGGCTCAAATTGAGATAGAGGATGGAACAATGATGGGTCTACATCATCTGGAACTTGTTGGTTTAAGGAATATGAGGGTAGTACCTAAGGGTATCAAGTATATTAGAACACTCCGTCAGATGTTTCTGACTGATATGCCAAAGGAGTTGGTTGAAAGCCTGCAAGGAAGTGACAGTCACATTGTTCAGCATGTTCCTAACATCCATATTTTTGACTCCACTGATTCCGAAGCAG TAAATAACTTCATATTTTGGCCTCATCTTGCCAAGAAGTATGGCTCTGGTGCAACTAAGTATGACCCAAGAAAATGA
- the LOC136521574 gene encoding GATA transcription factor 20-like isoform X2, whose amino-acid sequence MSHHDGSKPYQPRRGPERHPQPADGIAAPLPAAVAPSVEHLVAAAAEAEALNRFAAEPQVHEQEVGEDEEEDEEEDEMVEEEDEQEGQHGGIGVEHVPMDTDAAAAAAAAAAAGLQMDPHSAMVPGTVPPMATNQLTLSFQGEVYVFDSVSPDKVQAVLLLLGGRELSSLGGASSSAPYSKRLNFPHRVASLMRFREKRKERNFDKKIRYTVRKEVALRMQRNRGQFTSSKPKPDEIAAASEMAAVDGSPNWALVEGRPPSAAECHHCGTNATATPMMRRGPDGPRTLCNACGLMWANKGLLRDLSKSPVPLQVMQSAPLLDADNGSAMSAPGSELENAAAAMANGHESSSSGV is encoded by the exons ATGTCCCACCACGACGGAAGCAAGCCCTACCAGCCCCGCCGGGGGCCCGAGCGGCACCCGCAGCCGGCGGACGGGATCGCCGCCCCGCTTCCCGCCGCCGTTGCCCCGTCGGTGGAGCACCTCGTGGCGGCCGCCGCCGAGGCAGAGGCGTTGAACCGCTTCGCCGCGGAACCACAGGTGCACGAGCAGGAGGTtggggaggacgaggaggaggacgaggaggaagacgagatggtggaggaggaggacgagcagGAAGGGCAGCACGGCGGCATCGGTGTGGAGCACGTTCCCATGGACACGGATGCtgctgccgcggcggcggcggcggcggccgccggcttGCAGATGGACCCGCACTCGGCGATGGTGCCTGGGACCGTGCCACCCATGGCGACCAACCAGCTCACCCTCTCGTTCCAGGGCGAGGTCTATGTGTTCGACTCCGTCTCCCCTGATAAG GTCCAAGCCGTGCTTTTGCTGCTTGGAGGGAGGGAGCTGAGCAGCCTGGGCGGAGCATCGTCCTCTGCACCTTATAGTAAG AGGTTGAATTTTCCACATCGGGTGGCATCATTGATGAGATTTAGGGAAAAGCGGAAGGAGCGGAATTTTGATAAGAAGATCCGTTACACAGTCCGGAAGGAAGTTGCGCTTAG GATGCAGCGCAATCGAGGTCAGTTTACATCTTCAAAACCAAAGCCTGATGAAATAGCAGCAGCATCAGAAATGGCAGCTGTAGATGGCTCCCCGAATTGGGCATTAGTTGAAGGCCGACCTCCATCTGCTGCTGA ATGTCATCATTGTGGTACTAATGCAACAGCTACACCAATGATGCGCCGTGGACCCGATGGACCAAGAACACTATGCAATGCCTGTGGCCTCATGTGGGCAAATAAG GGCCTCCTGAGGGACCTATCAAAATCTCCTGTACCTCTTCAAGTTATGCAATCAGCTCCGCTTCTAGATGCTGAT AATGGAAGTGCCATGTCTGCGCCTGGCTCTGAGCTAGAGAATGCTGCAGCAGCCATGGCCAATGGCCACGAGTCATCAAGTAGTGGTGTTTAA
- the LOC136521574 gene encoding GATA transcription factor 20-like isoform X1, translating into MSHHDGSKPYQPRRGPERHPQPADGIAAPLPAAVAPSVEHLVAAAAEAEALNRFAAEPQVHEQEVGEDEEEDEEEDEMVEEEDEQEGQHGGIGVEHVPMDTDAAAAAAAAAAAGLQMDPHSAMVPGTVPPMATNQLTLSFQGEVYVFDSVSPDKVQAVLLLLGGRELSSLGGASSSAPYSKRLNFPHRVASLMRFREKRKERNFDKKIRYTVRKEVALRMQRNRGQFTSSKPKPDEIAAASEMAAVDGSPNWALVEGRPPSAAECHHCGTNATATPMMRRGPDGPRTLCNACGLMWANKGLLRDLSKSPVPLQVMQSAPLLDADQNGSAMSAPGSELENAAAAMANGHESSSSGV; encoded by the exons ATGTCCCACCACGACGGAAGCAAGCCCTACCAGCCCCGCCGGGGGCCCGAGCGGCACCCGCAGCCGGCGGACGGGATCGCCGCCCCGCTTCCCGCCGCCGTTGCCCCGTCGGTGGAGCACCTCGTGGCGGCCGCCGCCGAGGCAGAGGCGTTGAACCGCTTCGCCGCGGAACCACAGGTGCACGAGCAGGAGGTtggggaggacgaggaggaggacgaggaggaagacgagatggtggaggaggaggacgagcagGAAGGGCAGCACGGCGGCATCGGTGTGGAGCACGTTCCCATGGACACGGATGCtgctgccgcggcggcggcggcggcggccgccggcttGCAGATGGACCCGCACTCGGCGATGGTGCCTGGGACCGTGCCACCCATGGCGACCAACCAGCTCACCCTCTCGTTCCAGGGCGAGGTCTATGTGTTCGACTCCGTCTCCCCTGATAAG GTCCAAGCCGTGCTTTTGCTGCTTGGAGGGAGGGAGCTGAGCAGCCTGGGCGGAGCATCGTCCTCTGCACCTTATAGTAAG AGGTTGAATTTTCCACATCGGGTGGCATCATTGATGAGATTTAGGGAAAAGCGGAAGGAGCGGAATTTTGATAAGAAGATCCGTTACACAGTCCGGAAGGAAGTTGCGCTTAG GATGCAGCGCAATCGAGGTCAGTTTACATCTTCAAAACCAAAGCCTGATGAAATAGCAGCAGCATCAGAAATGGCAGCTGTAGATGGCTCCCCGAATTGGGCATTAGTTGAAGGCCGACCTCCATCTGCTGCTGA ATGTCATCATTGTGGTACTAATGCAACAGCTACACCAATGATGCGCCGTGGACCCGATGGACCAAGAACACTATGCAATGCCTGTGGCCTCATGTGGGCAAATAAG GGCCTCCTGAGGGACCTATCAAAATCTCCTGTACCTCTTCAAGTTATGCAATCAGCTCCGCTTCTAGATGCTGAT CAGAATGGAAGTGCCATGTCTGCGCCTGGCTCTGAGCTAGAGAATGCTGCAGCAGCCATGGCCAATGGCCACGAGTCATCAAGTAGTGGTGTTTAA